A genome region from Purpureocillium takamizusanense chromosome 8, complete sequence includes the following:
- a CDS encoding uncharacterized protein (SECRETED:SignalP(1-23~SECRETED:cutsite=ASA-TL~SECRETED:prob=0.4582)~antiSMASH:Cluster_8.4) encodes MIMTASAGRLAIAISIFSSIASATLVADTTSATVAAAATITTPLGNVEIGFNLAHGRPPTVHHPSVADDWRVVCEDRRAPDICKDPTSDCPGGLYKTRDSACRSKHQCGCSVEMPGLPGDSRESSDGLANAGRQELRRRNKKNKKKPMPMAGLVQRAPAALASNQDIRTWEIVCSKPKSPGECFKQPSKLCVGSTYLALDPACKEHGCRCISGGSIALGPAQLDAVTHVAGAAMPRLARRSDDYKIVCPRVPPARLKCTDTRYSKCVDGLYTPHSRECTKKYQCDCVGQNARRSEPTATTSALAIEAPGGGPSSSQKASEKHATRTRSFSPPTATPIAVTVDAQPTEMYMIVPPPRTTMTTTPKAATATQQAAKTGGIKARSPLPTEEASSPAQHETIWVWRPVCTTKPPAKLRCRHPESKCFQDKYHPANPDCKSKYGCKCEQVASPAPWAGDSSAAL; translated from the coding sequence ATGATCATGACCGCATCAGCAGGGCGGCTAGCAATAGCCATATCCATCTTCAGCAGCATCGCCTCCGCCACCCTAGTTGCTGATACCACctccgccaccgtcgccgccgccgcgaccatTACCACTCCCCTCGGGAACGTAGAGATCGGATTCAATCTagcccacggccgcccccCCACGGTGCATCACCCCAGCGTTGCCGACGACTGGAGAGTCGTGTGCGAGGACCGGAGGGCTCCGGATATATGCAAGGACCCCACGTCGGATTGCCCTGGTGGCCTGTACAAAACTCGCGACTCGGCGTGCCGCAGCAAGCACCAGTGCGGTTGCTCGGTGGAAATGCCCGGGCTTCCTGGGGACAGCAGGGAGTCGTCGGACGGCCTGGCTAATGCTGGACGACAGGAGCTGCGCCGTCGGAACAAGAAGAATAAGAAgaagccgatgccgatggccggcctcgtgcagagagcgccagcagcactcGCGTCGAACCAGGACATACGGACATGGGAGATTGTCTGTTCCAAGCCCAAGTCGCCGGGCGAATGCTTCAAGCAGCCGTCCAAGCTGTGCGTGGGCTCGACGTACCTGGCCCTCGACCCGGCCTGCAAGGAGCACGGCTGCAGGTGCATCTCGGGCGGCTCGATAGCACTTGGACCCGCGCAGCTGGACGCCGTCACGCACGTAGCCGGCGCCGCGATGCCTCGTCTCGCCAGACGGTCTGACGACTACAAGATCGTGTGCCCCCGTGTCCCCCCAGCGCGGTTGAAATGCACCGACACTCGGTATTCCAAGTGCGTGGACGGCTTATACACCCCACACAGCCGGGAATGCACCAAGAAATACCAGTGCGACTGTGTCGGGCAAAATGCGCGCAGGAGCGAGCCTACTGCTACTACTTCGGCCCTGGCGATAGAGGCCCCCGGTGGCGGCCCTTCATCTTCGCAGAAAGCGTCCGAGAAGCACGCGACAAGGACTCGCAGCTTTtctccgccgacggcaacgcCGATAGCGGTCACGGTAGATGCACAGCCGACGGAGATGTACATGatcgtgccgccgccgcggacgacgatgacgacaacgCCAAAAGCGGCCACAGCCACGCAACAagcggcgaagacgggcggGATCAAGGCCCGCAGCCCCCTGCCCACGGAGGAGGCTTCTTCCCCGGCGCAACACGAGACGATATGGGTTTGGAGGCCTGTCTGCACCACCAAACCCCCGGCGAAGCTACGCTGCCGTCACCCGGAGTCCAAGTGCTTCCAAGACAAGTACCACCCGGCGAACCCGGACTGCAAGAGCAAGTACGGCTGCAAGTGCGAACAGGTGGCGTCTCCCGCGCCCTGGGCGGGCGactcctcggcggcgctaTGA
- a CDS encoding uncharacterized protein (EggNog:ENOG503NYGY~antiSMASH:Cluster_8.4) produces MMPARQLTKTALPRAARSARHLPRRQLRFQSSTTSSSGNSSSSSGGGSHFATGMAGGVAGAGLAYAIYSFTPAGQTASKLNKAAAEANKKYQAAAQKLQQATPDADQAVDYIKQFAYTYVAWIPGGRGYVDAAFADWETVREKHKDEADQAVGDAYRQFQELSRAGLSLETASRAYDVLAELTRKVADLSSDALSDVLDNHPRVKEKLGGSVEQLKDMGGKYGPEAKKQVDETWRQLKDVLAGGFTAANVDKARRLAEDKVQQLRRLGDEAWSKGLEEAKPYLDKNPQVKELVEKNADALRRGNARELFDKVRAAANAASDGSGDKLDELKKYVDDAVQKGKDKAKDDWGLESWLEVIPHGGDIIPKLRELGQVADKHVDEGEKLLRETVDELKQVLEKKSKRAQEIVQEAEKEAGKEAKKDSK; encoded by the coding sequence ATGATGCCCGCACGGCAATTGACAAAAACCGCCCTCCCGCGGGCTGCCCGCTCGGCGCGGCATCTCCCCCGCCGGCAGCTGCGCTTCCagtcctccaccacctcctcgagcggcaacagcagcagcagcagcggcggcggctcccacttcgcgacgggcatggctggcggcgtggccggcgcgggcctcgccTACGCCATCTACTCCTTcacgccggccggccagacgGCCAGCAAGCTcaacaaggccgccgccgaggccaacaaGAAATaccaggccgccgcgcagaagctgcagcaggcgacgcccgacgccgaccaggCCGTCGACTACATCAAGCAGTTCGCCTACACGTACGTGGCGTGGAtccccggcgggcgggggtACGTGGACGCCGCCTTCGCGGACTGGGAGACGGTGCGCGAGAAGcacaaggacgaggcggaccaggccgtgggcgacgccTACAGGCAGTTCCAGGAGCTGTCCAGGGCCGGGCTGAGCCTcgagacggcgtcgcgcgcctacgacgtgctggccgagctgacgcgcaaggtcgccgacctcTCGAGCGACGCCCTGTCCGACGTGCTCGACAACCACCCGCgggtcaaggagaagctgggcggcagcgtggagcagctcaaggacatGGGCGGCAAGTACGgccccgaggccaagaagcaggtcgacgagacgtggcggcagctcaaggacgtgctcgcgggcggcttcacggccgccaacgtcgacaaggcgcggcggctggccgaggacaaGGTTCAGCAGCTGAGGCgtctgggcgacgaggcgtggagcaagggcctcgaggaggcgaaGCCGTACCTCGACAAGAACCcgcaggtcaaggagctggtGGAGAAGAacgccgacgcgctgcgaCGGGGCAACGCGCGGGAGCTCTTTGACAaggtgcgcgccgccgccaacgccgcgtCCGACGGTTCGGGGGATAAGCTTGACGAGCTGAAAAAGtacgtcgacgatgcggtgcaaaagggcaaggacaaggccaaggacgactgGGGGCTTGAGAGCTGGCTCGAGGTCATCCCCCACGGGGGCGACATCATCCccaagctgcgcgagctggggcaggtcgccgacaagcacgtcgacgagggcgagaagctgctgcgcgagacGGTCGACGAGCTGAAGCAGGTGCTGGAGAAGAAGTCGAAGCGCGCGCAGGAGATTGTGCaggaggccgagaaggaggccgggaaggaggccaagaaggatTCGAAATAG
- a CDS encoding uncharacterized protein (SECRETED:SignalP(1-18~SECRETED:cutsite=VTA-SP~SECRETED:prob=0.8073)~EggNog:ENOG503NZJG~antiSMASH:Cluster_8.4~COG:S~TransMembrane:1 (n3-13c18/19o532-552i)), which produces MRASIASLGLLGLSGVTASPHGSVEARRDLSEAVFQSSSWYDWGWYGARPQQRYRSFDGASPKPNVVLRDDRCDEGLVFLEPRQRQLNDAPLVILDGEGNLVWTATQWAETNNVKVQTFNGSRYMTFWTRDKGTSGDGYYVMLDESYEVFKEIRPAGSLHGDVQDLVLTPEGTAILTVYHETQAPKSKPDPSPRRIYDSIFQEIDLASGKVLFEWHASHHFGIQESRARCGRRRGDPFDFFHINAVDKDSKTGDFLVSSRFMGAIASVNGMNGHVQWQLGGEHNDFEDLSKDGAITFSWDQRAAWASSRNGDAATLNVVDGKGREAIIELNLSDMTATSISNRSPPAQEGSHHGRHNSVQILPNGNALVSWAHAPGFTEFSKDGETLCDTHLGPVRLASWGLPSSLYRASKFAWAGRPRTKPSVAMRPDRHGSGGSASLYVSWNGATEVDAYILQSGPEPDGDVFVDHVIVPRDGFETRIPVPLHSEEYLRVLALDREWRFIEQSGAVSKRYGGVSKPLEDEKKQPPKRCNMLIWIVGGLAMVVAVVHRAFLVRRRRTVAVLPIRGGAPACDYKRLPSEWLAGTKPAAS; this is translated from the exons ATGCGCGCCTCCATCGCGTCTCTCGGCCTCCTGGGCCTCTCAGGTGTCACTGCGTCTCCCCACGGCAGCGTGGAGGCTCGCAGAGACCTTTCCGAGGCCGTATTCCAGTCTTCTTCGTGGTACGACTGGGGATGGtacggcgcgcggccgcagcagcggtaCCGATCCTTTGATGGCGCCTCGCCCAAGCCCAATGTTGTGCTCAGGGACGATCGCTGCGACGAGGGACTCGTCTTCCTGGAGCCACGGCAACGCCAGCTCAACGATGCTCCGCTTGTGAtccttgacggcgaggggAACCTGGTCTGGACAGCAACGCAGTGGGCTGAGACAAACAACGTCAAGGTCCAGACGTTTAATGGTAGCAGGTACATGACGTTTTGGACCCGCGACAAGGGCACCTCCGGGGACGGCTACTATGTCATG CTGGACGAGTCGTACGAGGTATTCAAGGAAATTCGCCCGGCAGGCAGCCTCCATGGCGACGTGCAGGACCTGGTTCTTACCCCTGAGGGCACCGCCATCCTGACCGTCTATCACGAGACGCAGGCGCCGAAGTCCAAACCGGACCCATCACCGCGACGCATCTATGACAGCATTTTCCAGGAGATTGACCTCGCCTCGGGCAAAGTGCTTTTCGAATGGCATGCGTCTCACCACTTTGGTATCCAGGAGAGCCGCGCTCGatgtggccggcggcgcggggacCCCTTTGACTTCTTCCACATCAACGCTGTCGACAAAGACTCCAAGACGGGCGACTTCCTCGTGTCCTCGCGCTTCATGGGCGCCATTGCTAGCGTGAACGGCATGAATGGCCATGTTCAGTGGCAGCTAGGTGGCGAGCACAACGACTTCGAGGATCTGTCCAAGGATGGAGCCATCACCTTTTCTTGGGACCAGCGCGCGGCatgggcctcgtcgcgcaatggcgatgcggcgacATTGAACGTTGTCGACGGCAAAGGCCGCGAGGCAATCATCGAGCTCAACTTGTCCGACATGACGGCCACGTCCATCTCCAACAGGAGCCCGCCAGCACAGGAGGGCTCCCATCATGGGCGCCACAATTCGGTGCAAATCCTCCCCAACGGCAACGCTCTCGTCAGCTGGGCTCATGCCCCGGGCTTCACGGAGTTTTCCAAGGACGGAGAGACCCTGTGCGACACACACCTCGGCCCCGTGCGACTTGCCAGCTGGGGCCTGCCCTCGAGCCTGTACCGCGCCTCCAAGTTCGCCTGGGCAGGGCGCCCTCGAACGAAGCCCTCGGTGGCCATGCGTCCGGACAGGCATGGCAGCGGAGGCAGCGCCAGCTTGTACGTGAGCTGGAACGGCGCCACCGAGGTGGATGCGTACATTCTTCAGAGCGGGCCGGAacccgacggcgacgtctttGTCGACCACGTTATTGTGCCGCGAGATGGCTTCGAGACGAGGATTCCCGTGCCGTTGCACTCGGAGGAGTATCTGCgggtgctggcgctggatcGCGAGTGGCGCTTCATCGAGCAGTCGGGCGCTGTGTCGAAGCGTTACGGGGGCGTGTCGaagccgctcgaggacgagaagaaaCAACCACCAAAGCGATGCAACATGCTGATTTGGatcgtcggcgggctggccatGGTTGTGGCTGTGGTGCATAGAGCCTTCTTGGTgcggcggagaagaacgGTGGCGGTTCTTCCCATcagaggcggcgcgccagctTGCGACTACAAGCGCCTGCCTTCGGaatggctggctggcaccaAGCCGGCGGCCTCATAA
- the nmt1 gene encoding Glycylpeptide N-tetradecanoyltransferase (EggNog:ENOG503NUEB~COG:P) — MSTDKITFLTNWHATPYHAPLYLAQAKGFFKEEGIKVALLEPNDPSDVTEIIGTGKVDLGFKAMIHTLAAKARNFPVVSIGSLLDEPFTGVVYLKDSGITTDFRSLKGKRIGYVGEFGKIQIDELTSHYGLTPADYTAVRCGMNVSKAIIKGEIDAGIGLENVQMVELEEWLDSQGRPKSDVQMLRIDELAELGCCCFCSILYIGNEGFVAQNPDKVRAFMRAVKRATDFVLADPHAAWAEYVDFKPVMGTQLNWKIFERSYAYFSQDLKNVKRDWDKVTKYGQRLQVLSPDFVPNYTNEFLGWTLDADSADPTGDQKRMVELQKDVACCGGFRRLPPAVKA, encoded by the exons ATGTCTACCGATAAGATCACGTTCCTCACCAACTG GCACGCTACGCCATACCATGCGCCGCTTTACCTGGCCCAGGCCAAGGGCTTTttcaaggaggagggcatcaaggTTGCTCTTCTCGAGCCCAACGACCCGAGC GATGTCACGGAGAtcatcggcaccggcaaAGTCGACCTTGGTTTCAAGGCCATGATTCATACTCTGGCT GCCAAAGCCCGAAACTTTCCCGTGGTGTCCATTGgcagcctcctcgacgagcccttCACCGGCGTCGTCTACCTCAAGGACTCGGGCATCACCACCGACTTCCGCTCCCTCAAGGGCAAGCGCATCGGCTACGTCGGCGAGTTTGGCAAGATCCAGATCGACGAGCTCACCTCGCACTACGGCCTCACCCCGGCCGACTACACCGCCGTGCGCTGCGGCATGAACGTctccaaggccatcatcaaggGCGAGATCGACGCCGGCATCGGCCTAGAGAACGTCCAGAtggtcgagctcgaggagtGGCTGGACAGCCAGGGCCGCCCCAAGTCGGACGTGCAGATGCTGcgcatcgacgagctcgccgagctcgggtgctgctgcttctgctccaTCCTGTACATTGGCAACGAGGGCTTCGTCGCGCAGAACCCGGACAAGGTCCGCGCCTTCATGCGCGCCGTCAAGAGGGCGACCGACTTCGTGCTCGCCGACCCGCACGCCGCGTGGGCTGAGTACGTCGACTTCAAGCCCGTCATGGGCACGCAGCTCAACTGGAAGATCTTTGAGCGCAGCTACGCCTACTTCTCGCAGGACCTCAAGAACGTCAAGCGCGACTGGGACAAGGTCACCAAGTACGGCCAGCGCCTGCAGGTCCTGAGCCCGGACTTTGTGCCCAACTACACCAACGAGTTTCTCGGCTGGACGCTGGACGCCGACTCGGCGGACCCCACGGGCGACCAGAAGCGCATGGTCGAGCTGCAGAAGGATGTCGCCTGCTGCGGTGGCTTCCGCCGCTTGCCtcccgccgtcaaggcctAG
- the nmt1 gene encoding Glycylpeptide N-tetradecanoyltransferase, variant 2 (EggNog:ENOG503NUEB~COG:P), producing MIHTLAAKARNFPVVSIGSLLDEPFTGVVYLKDSGITTDFRSLKGKRIGYVGEFGKIQIDELTSHYGLTPADYTAVRCGMNVSKAIIKGEIDAGIGLENVQMVELEEWLDSQGRPKSDVQMLRIDELAELGCCCFCSILYIGNEGFVAQNPDKVRAFMRAVKRATDFVLADPHAAWAEYVDFKPVMGTQLNWKIFERSYAYFSQDLKNVKRDWDKVTKYGQRLQVLSPDFVPNYTNEFLGWTLDADSADPTGDQKRMVELQKDVACCGGFRRLPPAVKA from the exons ATGATTCATACTCTGGCT GCCAAAGCCCGAAACTTTCCCGTGGTGTCCATTGgcagcctcctcgacgagcccttCACCGGCGTCGTCTACCTCAAGGACTCGGGCATCACCACCGACTTCCGCTCCCTCAAGGGCAAGCGCATCGGCTACGTCGGCGAGTTTGGCAAGATCCAGATCGACGAGCTCACCTCGCACTACGGCCTCACCCCGGCCGACTACACCGCCGTGCGCTGCGGCATGAACGTctccaaggccatcatcaaggGCGAGATCGACGCCGGCATCGGCCTAGAGAACGTCCAGAtggtcgagctcgaggagtGGCTGGACAGCCAGGGCCGCCCCAAGTCGGACGTGCAGATGCTGcgcatcgacgagctcgccgagctcgggtgctgctgcttctgctccaTCCTGTACATTGGCAACGAGGGCTTCGTCGCGCAGAACCCGGACAAGGTCCGCGCCTTCATGCGCGCCGTCAAGAGGGCGACCGACTTCGTGCTCGCCGACCCGCACGCCGCGTGGGCTGAGTACGTCGACTTCAAGCCCGTCATGGGCACGCAGCTCAACTGGAAGATCTTTGAGCGCAGCTACGCCTACTTCTCGCAGGACCTCAAGAACGTCAAGCGCGACTGGGACAAGGTCACCAAGTACGGCCAGCGCCTGCAGGTCCTGAGCCCGGACTTTGTGCCCAACTACACCAACGAGTTTCTCGGCTGGACGCTGGACGCCGACTCGGCGGACCCCACGGGCGACCAGAAGCGCATGGTCGAGCTGCAGAAGGATGTCGCCTGCTGCGGTGGCTTCCGCCGCTTGCCtcccgccgtcaaggcctAG
- a CDS encoding uncharacterized protein (COG:P~EggNog:ENOG503NUJH~TransMembrane:12 (i40-67o87-106i118-138o144-165i177-197o212-231i317-338o350-370i382-403o415-432i453-474o480-501i)): MEKDMSELADAEHQEIDSPADLDTEPYGPPGFRGIAASRYVALCASFSAIGGLLFGYDQGVISVILVMPEFLGRFEQVSDTASGAGFYKGLMTAMITLGAFIGALNQGWVADAYSRKYSIMIAVVVFTIGSALQTAAVDYAMLVIARLIGGIGIGMLSMVVPLYISEISPPEIRGTLLVLEELSIVFGIVVSFWITYGTQYIKSDWSWQLPFLLQMVPGLFLGFGAIFLPFSPRWLASKGREQDALHNLARLRCLPPSDSKVQREWLEIITESKFQRGILAERHPTLVNGGTMEKLKLEVVAWADCFKKGCWRRTHIGAGLMFFQQFVGINALIYYSPTLFGTMGLDHNMQLIMSGVLNVTQLIGVLTSLWTLDRFGRRKILMYGSVGMFISHFIIAILVGLYSHNWPANTSKGWTSVAFLLFYMLAFGASWGPVPWAMPSEIFPSSLRAKGVSISTCSNWINNFIVGLITPPLVQNTGFGAYVFFAVFCFLSFAWTFYFVPETNGKTLEEMDEVFKDHSSVEELERKRRLFAQTVRERTAQNTVA; the protein is encoded by the exons ATGGAGAAGGATATGTCCGAACTGGCAGACGCGGAGCACCAAGAAATTGATAGCCCCGCGGACCTCGACACCGAACCTTATGGGCCACCGG GTTTCCGCGGCATTGCTGCATCTCGCTATGTTGCCCTATGTGCTTCCTTCAGCGCCATTGGCGGTCTGCTTTTCGGCTATGA CCAGGGCGTCATCTCCGTCATCCTTGTGATGCCCGAGTTTCTCGGCCGTTTCGAGCAGGTATCCGACACAGCATCCGGCGCCGGCTTTTACAAGGGTCTGATGACCGCGATGATTACGCTTGGCGCTTTCATCG GTGCCCTGAACCAGGGCTGGGTTGCCGACGCATACTCACGAAAGTATTCGATAATGATTGCCGTCGTCGTATTCACAATCGGATCAGCGCTGCAAACCGCAGCGGTTGACTATGCAATGCTTGTTATTGCTCGGCTCATTGGTGGCATTGGCATCGGCAT GCTGAGCATGGTAGTGCCTCTCTACATATCCGAGATCTCGCCTCCAGAAATCCGGGGCACGCTGCTCGTTTTGGAGGAGCTAAGCATCGTCTTCGGCATTGTCGTCTCCTTCTGGATCACGTACGGGACGCAGTACATAAAGTCTGACTGGTCCTGGCAACTGCCTTTCCTCCTGCAGATGGTCCCGGGTTTGTTCCTCGGGTTCGGTGCCATCTTCCTCCCGTTTTCGCCCCGTTGGCTCGCATCCAAAGGACGCGAACAGGATGCACTACACAACTTGGCGCGACTCAGGTGCCTGCCGCCTTCAGACTCGAAGGTCCAACGGGAGTGGCTGGAGATTATCACAGAGTCCAAATTTCAGCGGGGGATTTTGGCCGAGCGCCATCCGACgctcgtcaacggcggcacCATGGAGAAGCTGAAGCTCGAAGTGGTGGCCTGGGCCGACTGCTTCAAGAagggctgctggcggcggacccATATTGGCGCGGGCCTCATGTTCTTCCAGCAG TTTGTTGGCATCAACGCTCTGATTTACTACAGTCCTACTCTCTTTGG CACAATGGGCTTGGATCATAACATGCAGCTCATCATGTCGGGGGTTCTAAATGTGACGCAGCTCATTGGTGTCCTGACCAGTCTATGGACCCTCGACCGCTTTGGCCGGCGCAAGATCCTCATGTATGGGAGCGTCGGCATGTTCATCTCTCATTTCATCATCGCTATTTTGGTTGGCCTCTACTCTCACAATTGGCCCGCTAATACAAGCAAAGGATGGACGAGCGTTGCGTTCCTGCTCTTCTACATGCTTGCTTTTGGCGCAAGCTGGGGCCCGGTGCCTTGGGCCATGCCATCTGAAATCTTCCCTTCCTCACTGCGAGCCAAGGGCGTCTCCATCTCTACCTGCTCTA ATTGGATCAATAACTTTATTGTG GGCCTGATCACGCCGCCTCTGGTGCAGAACACTGGATTCGGTGCCtacgtcttcttcgccgtcttTTGTTTCTTGTCGTTTGCGTGGACATTCTACTTTGTGCCCGAGACGAATGGCAAGACGTTagaggagatggacgaggtaTTTAAAGATCACAGCAGCGTTGAAGAGTTGgaaaggaagaggaggctCTTTGCTCAGACTGTGCGAGAACGAACAGCGCAAAACACAGTTGCGTGA
- a CDS encoding uncharacterized protein (COG:S~EggNog:ENOG503NWI2), translated as MSCPTLLNAIFALTSRHLSLKGKHFDTWISNHYHEQCLKQLSSISSDSQALQNDDLLAATILLRTLEELEVPFLGTDNEGHLLGIQVFMTAHGHAGTASSLRKASYWIGLRQEVTMAVASQRPIKTSLNHDFVDPSFTTADDDTWANRVIVHCAKVVQFCFGKGHSSLEEYRALVEYEEGWLRSRPSSFLPIAYCDPSPSRGEVFPHILYLNHAIVIGVVHCILAQALLMCYDPTLPRVGPSRLAAQEAREDGIRRQLLLLCGTALSNETTIPAMITSSLGIATCGDRLHDESERMAVLDVLIRTETCHGWPTGIIQRGLKEAWGRSDPLDVYPAD; from the exons ATGTCGTGCCCTACGCTCCTCAATGCCATATTCGCCTTGACAAGCCGGCACCTGAGCTTGAAGGGGAAGCATTTCGACACGTGGATTTCGAACCATTATCACGAGCAGTGCCTGAAACAGCTTTCGAGCATCTCTAGCGATTCGCAGGCTCTGCAAAACGACGACTTGCTGGCGGCTACTATTTTGTTACGGACTCTGGAAGAACTTGAAG TGCCATTCCTTGGTACCGACAACGAGGGGCATCTCCTCGGAATACAAGTATTCATGACGGCGCATGGACACGCTGGCACCGCGAGCAGCCTGCGAAAGGCCTCATATTGGATTGGCCTTCGCCAAGAAGTTACCATGGCCGTTGCGAGTCAACGGCCGATCAAGACCTCGCTGAATCACGACTTCGTTGACCCCTCGTTTACGACGGCGGACGACGATACATGGGCGAACAGAGTCATTGTTCACTGTGCCAAGGTCGTGCAGTTCTGCTTCGGCAAAGGCCATTCTTCCCTGGAAGAGTACCGCGCGCTGGTGGAATATGAGGAAGGGTGGCTacgctcgaggccgtcgagttTCCTTCCCATTGCGTACTGCGACCCGAGTCCGTCACGCGGGGAAGTGTTTCCGCACATACTCTATCTCAACCATGCCATTG TGATTGGCGTGGTTCACTGCATCCTTGCCCAAGCGCTTCTCATGTGTTACGACCCCACGCTGCCTAGGGTAGGGCCGTCGCGGTTGGCGGCGCAAGAGGCTCGTGAAGACGGCATCAGGCGACAGCTGCTGTTGCTTTGCGGAACGGCCCTGTCAAACGAGACGACTATTCCGGCCATGATCACTTCGTCACTGGGCATTGCGACGTGCGGCGACCGGCTCCACGACGAGAGTGAACGGATGGCGGTGTTGGATGTGCTCATCCGGACCGAGACCTGCCACGGCTGGCCGACAGGGATTATACAGCGCGGACTGAAGGAGGCATGGGGTCGGTCAGATCCATTAGACGTTTACCCGGCCGATTGA
- a CDS encoding uncharacterized protein (COG:G~COG:Q~EggNog:ENOG503NW1N), translated as MPPRKLKIGVAGLGRMGKRHALNFFQSVPRAELVAVSSPDPKEREWAQEHLGASGVGVYEHFDDMLKHAGLEAVCIASATAVHAAQSIAAIDAGKHVLCEKPLATTPEVSQTVVDAAARRPELKVMCGFSRRFDESYRDAYAKMQAGLIGRPCVFRSQTCDMLDPSGFFVAYAEFSGGIFVDCSIHDIDLALWFFGEDGESKVRSVSAVGITAVEPGLRKYNDRDNAVGLIEFADGRLVHLYCSRMMAAGQEDTTEVIGTKGKLGVNTIPVANLVRVYEPSGIRHEVPKNYWDRFKNAFTQEAIEFSDCCLDDTPVPVKLETAVSAVRIGAALQESMITGQKIWFNNGKRVERSQL; from the exons ATGCCTCCCCGCAAGCTCAAgatcggcgtcgccggcctcggccgcatgGGCAAGCGACACGCCCTCAACTTCTTCCAGTCGGTCccgcgcgccgagctcgtcgccgtgtcgTCGCCAGACCCCAAGGAGAGGGAATGGGCGCAGGagcacctcggcgcctcgggcgtcggcgtctaCGAGCACTTTGACGACATGCTCAAGCACGCAGGGCTCGAGGCCGTGTGCATCGcgtccgccacggccgtccACGCGGCGCAGTCGATTGCCGCCATTGACGCGGGCAAGCACGTCTTGTGCGAGAAGCCGCTGGCTACCACGCCCGAGGTG TCCCAaaccgtcgtcgacgccgccgcgcgcaggccAGAGCTCAAGGTCATGTGCGGCTTCTCGCGGCGCTTCGACGAGAGCTACCGCGACGCCTACGCCAAGATGCAGGCCGGGCTGATCGGGCGGCCGTGCGTCTTCCGCAGCCAGACGTGCGACATGCTCGACCCCTCGGGCTTCTTCGTCGCGTACGCCGAGttcagcggcggcatcttcgTCGACTGCTCCATCCACGACATCGACCTGGCGCTGTGGTTCTttggcgaagacggcgagagcAAGGTCCGCTCCGTCAGCGCCGTgggcatcaccgccgtcgagcccggcCTGCGCAAGTACAACGACCGCGACAACGCCGTCGGGCTCATCGAGTTCGCCGACGGGCGCCTCGTGCACCTGTACTGCTCGCGGATgatggccgccggccaggaggaCACGACCGAGGTCATCGGCACCAAGGGCAAGCTCGGCGTCAACACCATCCCCGTCGCCAACCTGGTCCGCGTCTATGAGCCCAGCGGCATCCGCCATGAGGTGCCCAAGAACTACTGGGACCGCTTCAAGAACGCCTTCACCCAGGAGGCCATCGAATTCTCCGACTgctgcctcgacgacaccccCGTGCCGGTGAAGCTGGAgacggcggtgtcggcggtcAGGAtcggggcggcgctgcaggaGTCCATGATTACCGGGCAAAAGATTTGGTTTAACAATGGGAAGCGGGTCGAGCGATCCCAGCTATAA